ACAACTCAATGCCTCGAAAAGTGACATGTTCGTTTGCTCTTTGTTCTACATCCGGCACATCATCATCTTGCATCTGATTTTCCCGCACATTGTCATCTTCCATTTGACCTTCTTGTGCATCTTCAGCATGTCTTCCATCCATATATGGCACCAATGCTAGAGCATCTGGAGCTAATGGAGATTTAACTATTCCCTCATCCCCTCTTCTTTTAAAAAAAGACTGCATCTTCTGTTGTTTCACCATTGCTACCTAAACAAATATTTATACAGCATCAAATTTTCAATCAAATAATCAATTGGGTAGACATCAAAATTACCACAACATCTCAACTCGTCGGAATTAACAGAAGCAGTGAGTAGCAGCAGTTGATTTGCATCCAATTAATCAATAGAAGCCCTAAATCAGTCACTGTACCTAGCGATAGCAAGAAGCGGACGAGTAGATGCTGTGAACTAgacgagcagaggaggaggagccgctgTGGACGTAGGCGAACTGGGTGTGGGCGTGTGGCCGCTGGGCGCGCCGCTCGCGGGTGCGGCCGCTTGAGCAGCCGACTGAGAAGGGGAACGCCGCCGACTGCCGTCGTCAGTTGCCGCCGCCCACTGCCGTCGTCAgttgccgccgccgaccgccgtcgTCGAGGAATTAGGTCGCCGACGCGGCGACGCCGGACGCGGAGGCAGGGAGGCAGCAGAGTGGGGATTGGGGATTTGGGGAACGACTCGTTGACTCACAACGAGGTGTTGGTGTCTCGATCTGTGCTGTCGAGCGGTGCTGCAAATGGGCTACGTCCTGTGGACAGTGGACCATATCTCCTGATGGGCTGGGCCAGATCGCAAGCATACCTAGTAAAAAATAATTTCACTTCGGAAAGGGGGGGTCGTAGCCCAGTTTCATCTACACTACGCTCCGCCAGTGCCCCTGGCCTCAGAAGTGTCGGGGTCGCTGgaattgttgcttctacgagccaccagctatcttcacccgcacagaagtgggtcacaAGTGCAGTAAAAGCTTCCATGGTCTTCGCCTTTAAAGAGCCAGAATTATCACATgcagaagagcctttaaagagctAATGCACCTGGTTCTGCATAGGGCCGCATAAATAAATAGTACAAACAACTAGATTGCCCCTGTAAATCCCATACATGATATCCTTGTAAATATTTTGCTTCTAGTAAATCTGCAGGAGATTTTAGCCTTCTGTTTTCCCTAAAAATTACTTAAGTGAATAAAGCACTGCTgtttccgcaaaaaaaaaagaataaagcacTGCTGGATCTAGCATATTGTTAGCTGTTTCGTAATAAAACCATGCCAAACATCGACCATTCCAGCTAGGGAGACTATGGTAAACTTCCTATATTTTAGATATAtaacaaaactacatcatttatcaGGACAAAGGCTTGACGTTTCACTTtagcttatactccctccgtccggtccATCCCCCcgcaagtattttcgaacggagggagtactagaattgaTGCGCCGCGCGTTTGAGGACGAGCGTCGGCGGACATCGGTGTCCGGCAAGCACGGGCGGCGCGTTGGACCGGCGAGCTGTGCGTTCTTTTTCTTTCTATTTGCATACGTACAGATGAGAGATTCAGGTTGATGAGACGAGGAAATCTAATGACACATGGCGTCTTGATCCAACGTGCGTGTGCCGACTGACTGAAATTTGGGCCGTTCGGCCAACGCCTATCGATGCCCAAACTAAATACAACACCGTTTCATAACTACTCGTATtattgtggttttagttcaaataacTCATGTCCATTTTGGACAGGCATAAAATATCCCtaaaaaaagatagtgcaaaataCTACTCCCAGTAGAACTCAGTCGAATGCTCGCTCTTTAACATCGAAAATTCAAACCGCTCCACAACTCAACTAGAGCGAGACTTTTCCAGCTGTCACAAGTGAAAAGGCGAACCCCTCCCGTGCCTTCTTGTCCACGCCTCGGGGCTGGAGCCACTGCCCCGTCCTCCTCTACAAGTACCCCTCCCATACCAAAGCCCTCACGTCACCAGTcaccaccctctctctctccccacccCTCCCACCCTCCCACGCGCACACACAACACACGCCCACCACCAGGGCGGCAAAATGGTGAGTTCTCCCGCGCCCCCGCCCCCGTCCCCCGCCCCCATCTCGTGGTTGCGCCGCCGCGTGCGCTTCGTGTCGTGCTAACCGGCGCCCCGGCGCTCNNNNNNNNNNNNNNNNNNNNNNNNNNNNNNNNNNNNNNNNNNNNNNNNNNNNNNNNNNNNNNNNNNNNNNNNNNNNNNNNNNNNNNNNNNNNNNNNNNNNNNNNNNNNNNNNNNNNNNNNNNNNNNNNNNNNNNNNNNNNNNNNNNNNNNNNNNNNNNNNNNNNNNNNNNNNNNNNNNNNNNNNNNNNNNNNNNNNNNNNNNNNNNNNNNNNNNNNNNNNNNNNNNNNNNNNNNNNNNNNNNNNNNNNNNNNNNNNNNNNNNNNNNNNNNNNNNNNNNNNNNNNNNNNNNNNNNNNNNNNNNNNNNNNNNNNNNNNNNNCGTCTCCGGTTCGGTTCCGCGCGATTCGAGTTGGACCCGTCGGTGGTTTCGCGCCGGTCGGTCGAGATTTCGTCCTGCGGTTCCTGACAAGCGCTTGCCCTAGGATTTGGTCGCTCGGTTGGCCGCAGCGCGTGCGTTGTGCGGGTTCGATTCGGGGCCGATTCGTGCTCGCGGGGCGTCGGAATCGTTTCGCTCTGATCGGGTTTTTCGGGGGTGGATTTTGGTGCTGCTTGGCGGGATTTTCACCAATTTCGTGCGCGGGTTTGGGGCTTTGGGCGTGCGAGGGAGGTTAGCCATGGGGTTTTGTGGGGGTTTAATTTCTGCTCCAATGTTGCTGACGGGGCGGCGGCTGGAAGCGTCAGTAGACTCCGTATCGGCTATCGCTCAAATGGATTCTGTTCCTAGTTTCCTCCGCGAACTCTCGGGTGCGTTCGGTCTGCTCAAACGGGCCGTCTCGCTGTTACCCCACCGATTTGATGGGTTTTCCCTCATCCTACTTGCTTGCTCAGTTTCATTTGCGGATTTGAAGCGTGGAATCTGCTTTTCGGGAGGCTTGCCTCGTCGTTTTCCTCGATTTCGCGGGAGATTAGCGCGGGTTTGCGCTGCGATTCTGAACCAGCAGTGTTCTGAACATTTGGGGAAGCTGTTGAACTAATTTGGTTTGGTGTCTTTGGGTTTCCCCGTCTCGATTTGGTTTGGTCGTCGAAGCATGCTTGTGGTAATTTCGCTTGCGTATGTAGTTAGCATTAAATCCGCTGGAAATGTGGATTCACACGTTCGACGTCGATCATATTGGTTGGTTTACTAGTTTCCTCCACGATCCTAATTGTTTTCTCTGGCAATTTCCTAAGTACATCGATTCTGGTGCGTTCTGGTAGAAGCGTCTAGGGATTTTCAGTGATCGAACTCTTCCTGTACGTGTGGAATTAGTTTAGTCACGTTTCCTATTTAATTGCTGAAGTTGTGGTAGCAGCCTATGTTCAATTCGTAACTTCACGTCCCTATCAAAATGCTTTGTCTATGTAGAACAGTGGAAGGGGGAGCACAGAGATACATTGTTTACTGGCTTGCACATTTCCAAATTATCATGGAACAGCAGCACGAACTTCTGTCATCTTAGTTCGAATTGGGCTTTACTAGTCCCTGTTGTTCTAGGAGTAAGATTTTCTGCTGTTCAAATGTTTCCAGTGGAGTACTAAGCGTCTCTATGATTGGGGTTTTACTGTTTGATCCAAACGTGACATACTTTTGGCCAGTTTGAATCAGAAAATCTTCTCTGTAGTTTATAAGTATGTTTTTTCTTGTGCTATGCTGTGAGATTTTCAATGTATGTTCTGCATTTAGGAATTATCTGAGGTTAGTAAACTTCTCTTGCAATGTTTGTGAACTAACTCTCAAACTGTAGTCTCCTCATTTGATATTACTGCTTTTAGTAGTTGGGAGTGGTTGGCAAATACATTGCAGGATTATTGGTTGGTCATCAGGTTTTGGTAGCTTTCAGTTTGAAAAGCTGGGTCGTTCATTTCCTATATGACATGATATGTCTTGTTTACATTTCTCTTGTACATGTTTGCTCTGAATTGCAATGTTTTGATCTCTGTTCACTTAACAGATTTGATTATCAGTACCAATATATGTACCTGTATTTGCATAGGCTAACTGTTCTTGGTGTTTAATCAAAGAAATGTAATACACGATCATTATTGTATATGTATGTGTTTGAACAAAACATTATTGAAAATGTGTTTTCTCGTGAATTATGTGATTCACTCTGATCTTGTTTATCAGTAATCCAATTTGATATGATGTTGATAAGTTTTCCATTGCTGAAGCACTGGACTATTTCAATAAGTATCTATATGATCTGGTGAAAATCATAGCATAGTGCATAGTTTTAAGTTTTTCATACAGCTATTTGGATAACATTGGTGTTCTGTTGACCAAACAGACAAGGAATTTGCTCCGGATTGCTATATACAACATCAGCTACATCAGAGGCCTATTCCCTGAGAAGTACTTCAATGATAAGTCTGTTCCGGCACTAGGTCAGGATCGGTGCCCAGTATATATATGTAATATCTACATTCTGCTTGACATTTATTAGCCAAAGTCTCAAACAACCTTATATTTGTTGCAGAGATGAAGATTAAGAAGCTGATGCCCATGGATGCTGAATCCAGGAGGTTGATTGATTGGATGGAGAAAGGTAATATATGTCTTAGACAACTTGAGCTCATTCAATTAGTTTACTGTTTTATTATTATATGTTTTAGATGTGCTTTTAATATGCTTATCTGGTTAACTTTCCGATTCTAGGTGTCTATGATGCCTTACAAAAGAAATATCTCAAGACCCTTCTCTTCTGTATATGTGAGAAGGAGGAAGGCCCCATGATTGAAGAGTATGCCTGTGAGTATCACCGGATGGAGTTTGCTAACGTGTAGCGTATTAAGTTGGACTGACATCGATGATGGATCATATGCCCTACATTTGCTTATCATGTGTCATGATTATCATGCAGTCTCATTTAGCTACCCCAACACAAACGGGGAAGAAGTTGCAATGAACATGAGTCGCACAGGGAGCAAAAAGAATAGTGCCACATTCAAGTCAAATGCAGCAGAAGTCACTCCTGACCAGATGAGGTGCTATCTTGCATACCCCTTTTTGGATGCTAGGATTTGTTTTTCTTGTTAGTCTTTTGTGCTCCTAAGAGTTAATTTGTGAAGAGTGTTTTTATGTGTACTGTAGTCGTCATAGTAAAGTAATACTGCATGCAGACTGGTATAAGTTCAAAGATATGGCCTCATAAAGTGAAGGCATAGGAGTTCAGTGTTCTGTTTTTCTCTATTAGTGTGTGAAAACTTAAGTTATGGAGGAGCTGTTCACCTCTTGACAATTAGTACTAGTTGAATTGCTGTTAGTTTTCCTGCTTGACTTGCAAAATTCTAGTACTGAAGGTATGAGCTAGTTGAGGTTTCAGTGTGGTTTTGTCATATACATCCTGCAGATCAGTTTGTgaattactccctccatcccaaaataagtgactcaacttagtagtacaaagttgagccgcttattttgggacggagggagtactattcatTGGGTTCATATGTGCATGTCATTGTCAGCATAAACATTGTCAGCTGTAACCAGTGGTAAAATGGTAATATTCTGACGTGGCAACGGTTTCCTTTTAGGAGCTCTGCTTGTAAGATGATCAGAACGCTGGTTTCACTTATGAGGACCTTGGATCAAATGCCAGAGGAGGTAATTTTGGCATTCTGTATTTTGGTTACATTGGATTGTGCTGTTCTGATTCTGTTGCTTGTTTGTGTTCAGCGAACCATTCTGATGAAGCTGCTATACTATGATGATGCCACAGTGAGTGCCTTTGTTTCTAGTTATCGAAACCTTCAGCTGCCATCGTAGATAACCTGATTCTATTGTTCTGTAGAAATAAGGATTTAGCTTTTCTTTTTCTATATAATTTTGTTGGTGGAAGCTTACAGACTTTATTATGTTGCCAGCCTGAGGATTACGAGCCTCCCTTCTTTAAGGGTTGTGCTGAGAATGAAGCCGTAAATATATGGAACAAGAACCCCTTGAAGATGGAAGTGGGGAATGTCAATAGCAAGCATCTTGTGTTAGCTTTGAAGGTGTAGTGGAAATTACAGCATCTGTCCAGAATTCTGTTGGGGTCTTTTTGATCAATTTCTCATGTTTGCTTTGTTTATGCAGGTTAAGAGTGTCCTTGATCCATGTGATGCTAATGATGCTAACAGTGATGATGACAAGATGAGCTTGGGTCGTGAGTCAGACCAAGATAATGATTTATCGGACACCGAGGTAAAGGCCAAAGAAATCAGATAACTGATAGTTTCAGTAACATTATCTTTAGTTTGCTCTTTTTTTGGTTATGGACATGTTGTACCTCCTTTTTGCATGAAAATGTCTGTAccgtattttgttttctttttgtaaTCTAAAGTATTCCCTGACATTACATAATCCCTGATTCTATTAGGTTCGCCCATCTGAAGTGGATCGTTACGTCGTTGCTCCTAATGGTAACATTTATTCCATGATGCTCTCATTTATTTAATATTTTTGGTGCTAATATACTTGCTACAACAGATGGAAATTGCAAAGGTCAGAGTGGTACAAACTCAGAAGGTCAGTTATTGGTTCAAGAGAGCTTTATTTGCTCTCACATACAGTATATATGTAGTTTTTACATGCAGACGTGGTCTATGTCCGTTTGTTTGCTCTTCTCTAATTTCATATATTCACAGATGAAACTCAAGATGCTGCTCATGAGGAAGAGCTAACAGCTCAAGTAAGAGCATGGATATGCTCAAGAGACATGGGTACTGTTAATGCTTCAGATGTCCTTTCCAACTACCCTGACATATCATTGGTAATTCTTGCTGTCATCTTCCCTTTTATGACAAGTATTGATATTTTGGTTGATTATTTGTTCTACTTTAGTCACTAGACTTGTGAGCAAGTGACAGATTTCTTTATAGTGTTAGTCCACCAGTGTGTGTAAACAGACCATGCCTTGATACACTTTACAAGTTTTCTGGGCTGCTACTAACAAGTGCTTGTTGAATGTTTTGCAGGAAATGGTGGAAGGTAATGCAGAAACAGTTCTGTGTGCTCGTCAGATTAATCTTGTAAAACAGAGGCATTCTTTCTTCATTCTTATTCAAGTCGTGAATTACTAAACTAATGACTCATTTTTCAGATATTTTGGAGAGGCTACTTAAAGATGGTTTACTTTCCAGGGCAGGCAAGGATGGTTATGCTGTTAACAAGGTCAAGCTAAGTAACAGTATTGTGTACCACatgatatattgttcttcactaacATGATTATTCCCTGATTACAGGTTACTGATCCCAAAACACCCTACATAAAGAAAGAGAAAGAGGTTGCCATGCACAATGTTACACCTACTGAAGGAACCAAAAACAACGACGCAGATGTGATGTACATGAAGGTACCGTCCTTAAACCCTTGATGGTTATGCTGTTAACAAGGTCAATGCATGGGAATTTCTCCTAACATAATATTGTCGTTGCAGGCATTATACCATGCACTTCCAATGGATTATGTGACTGTAGCTAAGCTTCAGGGCAAGCTTGATGGCGAAGCCAACCAGACCACAGTCCGAAAGTTGATGGACAAAATGGTGCAAGATGGATACATTAAGAATTCAGGCAACAGAAGATTAGGTAACTACTTGAATTTATCTGTATGAAGTCAACCTTTTTGAAAATCTTCATGAAATCTAAGATGCCTTCTTCGACTGTAGCCTCTATTCTTCTGGATGGTTCAcatgtttttttttgcgggggttgTCCAGCAAGTGGTGAAGAATAAACCAGCCATTAATCCCATTTTCATTTCCTAGAAAGATTTGCTGCTGAGACTCAAATGATCAGTTTTTGCATGTTGATCAATTGCATTTCTGAAAAAAGTGTTGCATAGCACCCCTGAAGGAAGACCATTTTCTTCATGAAAAATGTTGTTTACCAGTAATACTTGCATGCTGATCTTTCTTGGATAAAATGCATCAGCTGGAAAGCTTCATAAGTTGTTATGTTCGCTGCAAACTAATCATTGTTAGGATAAACAATCCTGTCATTTTACTGTTCCATTATACTGTAATAAATATAATACAGACATGTATCTTCTGAATTCGATCAGTTGATCATGTCAGTACACATTATCTATGTTATGCAGTTTGCTACATTTGTTCTCTTCACAAAATACATGTCAACCTGTGTCTCACAGGAAAAGCTGTCATTCATTCTGAAGTCACCAACAGAAAGCTCCTTGAGATAAAAAAGATACTGGAAGTTGATATCACTGATGAAATGGTATGACCAGTCCAAGCTTCATGCACCACTTCTGTAGTAATTCTGCAACTCATTTGTGCATTCCCGATCCATCTCAATCTCTGTTATATCATGCAGGCAATTGACACCAACGCAAGGCCTGCTGAGTTTGACCGCAGAGATCATCAGATAACTGGTGAGTGGCAACAGTGATCTACATCCATGTTCAGGCTCTTACCTCTTTGTCACATTGGGTTTGGCAGCAGTTGCTAAACCGTAGCATTTACCTCTTGTTACAGACCAGGAAATGAAAGATGGCTCGACAAACGGCCGCTTCCAGTCAGTTGGATCTGATCTTACCCGCACACGGGAGCTACCGGAGCAGCAGCAGAATAACAAGGACCCAAGCAGGACTCCCACAAGCAATCGCGAGGTATGACCGAAGCCTGATTGGACTTCCCCAAGTAGTCAAGAATTTTGCAGTGTTGAGACTCTGAGTAAGAGCAACCACAACATATGTAGTATAGTTGAAACGTGATAAACTGTGATGCCTTCCTTGCAGTCGGCTACGTCCCTGGAGAGTGGGGTGCTCGGGCAGAGGATCAGGAAGTCTCTGGCTGGCGAAGAGTCGATGGGCACGCCGGACAAGCGGACCAGGAAGACCAGCATGGTAATGGAAAAGTTCCACCTTCCTTCACTTAACCAAAATATCAAATCCACAAATCTCACGCATGTGACATGCTCATCACCCTTTCAGTTGCATCAGTTTAACAGCAACCATAAGCTTGACCACCGGTGAATTTGTCGCAGGTGAAGGAGCCGATCCTCCAGCAGGTCAAGCGCCAGAAGTCCTAGTTCAGTTGAGGCGGCACGGAATCGCAAGGAGCCTCAGCGCAACTAACCTCGTAGGCCAGGTGAAGAAGCAGATACCCCCTAGTTCAGTACGTCAGTTCGTTCAGGTGCTTGAAACTTGTGAAGATAGCGACAGAGCACCCCCCAGGCAGATGTAGATCCTTGTCCCTAGCCGTATCCTTGGTAGCAAAACGTAAACGAGAGAGACTTGTCCCCCCTGAGACGTGTTGTTGTTCATGATGTTTGTTTCACTGGAGACTGTACTGTGAGGCCACTTTTGCCTGAATGATGAAACGTAGCAATGTTGTATACAATGATGATCATCGTTGGTTGCTTCACGCAATGACGGATCTATTTGAACTTTTGTACTGAGCAGCGACGGTCGGCGCAAGCTTTTTTCTTCTTGTTGTCTTGGGTGCTGTAGCTGTAGGTACTGTTCTGTGGTCAGTGTACGCCGGCGAGCAATTGCTTGGCGTATGACCAAAGCTTTTCCGGCGGGGACCGTGGGGCGGCGTTTTCTTCCCTCGCCTGGTGCTTGGGCAGCGCGGCATTGATGATGCCCGGCACACTGTCACCTGGATCGTGTTGGATTAGTGCGTACACCTGTGCTACTAAAAGCCTGGTAGTGGTAGGCTTGAGTGATGGCCGTGTTGGGTCACTGTAGCAGTTCATTCCTTGCCGGCGTTCCGAGTTATTGACGCGGTGGTGGTCACGTCTCCCGGAGGTCGATCGCTGTACAGGGCCTCCGGCCGATGAAATTTGATCCGGAGCACGTCCTGGATCAACTAATGGCTCTGCGTCTGTTGTCAGGCCTGTCGAGCCGCTCGGCGTGTTTGTGCGACACGACGGAGTTCTTCCAGCGAATCAATCATCGCTAGGCTTTGTCTGCATCGTTAGCTTGATAACGAAGAGATCCATAACGAAATCCAGTAGTACGCTAAAACGTTGAGCTGTCTAAATCTAAAAAGAACATTCTCTTCCAATGGACTCCACATGCCCACACTCGGTTCTGAGGTCTAGTCGAATATTCTTTCCAAATCTAAAACACAACTTCAATTCGTCCTTTTTTCTTTAAATTTTATCAAAACTAACACAAATTCGAAGCGCCGCTGGAGCACCAGCACCTCCCCCAAATCTGTTTTTTTTTAGGTTTCTCCCCCAAATCTGCTGAAGCCCAAACGCGCGCGCGCGAACGCCTGGGCCCCCGCGACAGGCCAGGAGCCCCGCCCCGCCCAGCGATGCCGCCGAAGCCGCACGCCGCCGGCGGCAGCTTCGAGTACTGCGAGCTGTGCCGCCGCAACCACGACCAGGGCCGGCGCCACCGCTACTTCCCCGCCcaccgcgccgccctcgccgccgcgcTCTCCGGCTTCCGCGCCAAGCTCGCCGACCTCCGCCGCGCGCTCCTCCGCCCCTCCGCGCCTGCCCCCCGCTCCCGCCTCTGGTGTCCCTTCTGCTCCGCCGAcctcgtcgacctcgacagccgctTCGCCTGGTAGCCTCCGCCTACTTCTCCTAGGCGTCCCTGCACACCTAGGGTTTTGATTCAGATGTGCTGTTTCTAGTTACAGTAGGTTCCAACTTTGGATGGTCCAATAGAACATGAGATCGAGCACTGGTAGCACATCGGGATCAAGCAGGGGTTGTTGGAAGCACAGTAGAGTTTTTAGAGATACTGTAGACATCTGGACTTTGTGTGAATGATATAAGACCTGTTTTACTCTGTTTGCAGTAGCAATGCGATTTACCATCTCGCGAGCGAGGAGCACCTGAAGGGCGTCAAGGATTTCCTGCGGAAGCATGGGGGCGGGATGGATCAGGTCGATTCGTTTAGGATTTCAGAGGATGAGCTTGCCAAGGTGCAGTGCTATATGTTTTGTGCCTGTATTTCCTCCTGCTAGAATGGCATGATGTGCTTATTTTCACAGCTGCAGTTATATCAAATGGTCTGTTTGTTATTTAGATATGATATTGGCAGTGAAGCAGGTTAATATGTGCTCTGGAAATAAGATGATGCTGACATATTTCTGCACTGCTGATCTGttatgtttttataatttcagtggGAGAAGGGCTGTGAGTCCTCCGGTACAGAAGCACAGGCATTGGCCAATGGCATGATTGGACCATCTTTGGGGCCGTTGAAAGATATCCAAAATGAATCTACCTCTAAAATTTCGGATAGTTTTGCTGAAAC
Above is a window of Triticum dicoccoides isolate Atlit2015 ecotype Zavitan chromosome 5B, WEW_v2.0, whole genome shotgun sequence DNA encoding:
- the LOC119309819 gene encoding meiosis-specific protein PAIR2-like gives rise to the protein MKDLIVQLWSAELIPSSYFGLVKRLVDMRPRIDAVKRSACIEGAQMAFACVKMQWAKMKATEVATTGPPEGKDHRKPERYFDDVLEGARELSEDYWLVISYLDNIGVLLTKQTRNLLRIAIYNISYIRGLFPEKYFNDKSVPALEMKIKKLMPMDAESRRLIDWMEKGVYDALQKKYLKTLLFCICEKEEGPMIEEYAFSFSYPNTNGEEVAMNMSRTGSKKNSATFKSNAAEVTPDQMRSSACKMIRTLVSLMRTLDQMPEERTILMKLLYYDDATPEDYEPPFFKGCAENEAVNIWNKNPLKMEVGNVNSKHLVLALKVKSVLDPCDANDANSDDDKMSLGRESDQDNDLSDTEVRPSEVDRYVVAPNDGNCKGQSGTNSEDETQDAAHEEELTAQVRAWICSRDMGTVNASDVLSNYPDISLEMVEDILERLLKDGLLSRAGKDGYAVNKVTDPKTPYIKKEKEVAMHNVTPTEGTKNNDADVMYMKALYHALPMDYVTVAKLQGKLDGEANQTTVRKLMDKMVQDGYIKNSGNRRLGKAVIHSEVTNRKLLEIKKILEVDITDEMAIDTNARPAEFDRRDHQITDQEMKDGSTNGRFQSVGSDLTRTRELPEQQQNNKDPSRTPTSNRESATSLESGVLGQRIRKSLAGEESMGTPDKRTRKTSMVKEPILQQGRRHRYFPAHRAALAAALSGFRAKLADLRRALLRPSAPAPRSRLWCPFCSADLVDLDSRFACSNAIYHLASEEHLKGVKDFLRKHGGGMDQVDSFRISEDELAKWEKGCESSGTEAQALANGMIGPSLGPLKDIQNESTSKISDSFAETDIPSFRNTASCVVMPLQSPTNGAYYPTSTACHGSSTSGSVAYSAPFGTSGLPVKPCVTTHGHQGMPSTNVFHSADAQMKGAQSTSLGNGPNPPSSSFVYVQQGHSGGKFNQGLKANVHTGAPPPWLEASEHDPKNVSLASYALPSSLKGKSRKLNPKRVGAAWAERRRAEMEMEKRGEVVAETPDASWLPNFGGVWQSGSRKESRKEFEKNHKLKEENNPELLPEIKPYISKRMCIGSNKDGQPDSTVE